In Eupeodes corollae chromosome 3, idEupCoro1.1, whole genome shotgun sequence, a single genomic region encodes these proteins:
- the LOC129951543 gene encoding uncharacterized protein LOC129951543, which translates to MDDDVCNLLREWGLENYIDIFKENAITSMSLPLLGASEIKEMLPVIGHRVLFMRNLEEWRRAMHPNASNSYESQEISSCRSQIQNETLSFSLNDILPGFDKIDSFDSTVLVENTQLTPQSIKNMESCTSSIDDLKTLLENSLEGKGLLSLNKNLPLGNIPRLRLVRIISTHILKKNPERNITASIYGKWTNDVVHLFPRENRSVYFHNKIIDSGHGIVNRLAGKLPDHIHNLKRKYRDSGLITKRKHSISSSPSSTRSSTPIQSSIKRLATSFDIADDEDTAEEDLEWLRNSSHPWQTVEEKWEKTINARLRLLTTFTITNYFDEYPALKNGLGYKLLEKDFNTLHSENCKGLTENFPKLKRQIYGVAETKLKGNNLYIQKLISLENLTENTSNIGAFLLIPTLLMVSTIRLRGVNKKVWRPSKSEVRESFITHVYSDAEVDQSISLRREKLQELGLTLQPYILIVGTSLDKIKSYFVVINEIKYVFNSIIEAVDICFKIIFMINAEYPAESKSTWMFIQKAFFKLSTTFDKESTAANTLLAQLGIDEQ; encoded by the exons atggATGACGATGTCTGCAATTTGCTCCGAGAATGGGGTCTGGAAAActatattgacatttttaaag AAAATGCCATAACGTCAATGAGTTTACCGCTACTAGGTGCTTCCGAAATTAAGGAAATGTTACCTGTCATAGGGCACCGAGTCCTTTTTATGAGGAACTTGGAAGAATGGCGTAGAGCAATGCATCCTAACGCTTCAAACAGCTATGAATCTCAAGAAATAAGTTCCTGTAGGTCTCAAATCCAAAACGAAACCTTAAGCTTTTCGCTAAACGATATTTTACCTGGTTTTGACAAGATTGATTCATTTGATTCGACAGTGCTCGTTGAAAATACACAATTAACACCACAATCCATCAAAAACATGGAGTCTTGTACTTCAAGTATTGAC gaTCTTAAAACACTTCTTGAGAACTCTTTAGAAGGCAAAGGACTCCTCagcttaaataaaaacttaccacTAGGTAACATCCCAAGACTACGATTAGTGCGTATTATAAGCACtcatatacttaaaaaaaacccGGAAAGAAATATTACTGCCTCTATTTATGGAAAATGGACAAATGATGTTGTTCATTTGTTTCCACGGGAAAATAGGTCGGTTTATTTCCACAATAAAATTATAGACTCTGGTCATGGAATTGTCAACCGGTTGGCTGGAAAGTTGCCAGACCACATCCacaatcttaaaagaaaatatcggGATTCTGgtttaattacaaaaagaaagcaCTCCATTTCATCATCTCCATCCAGCACACGATCATCGACTCCCATACAAAGCTCAATTAAACGCCTGGCAACAAGCTTTGATATTGCAGATGATGAAGACACGGCTGAAGAGGATTTAGAATGGCTAAGAAATTCAAGCCATCCATGGCAAACAGTTGAAGAAAAATGGGAAAAAACCATTAACGCTCGACTTCGCCTCCTAACAACGTTTACTATTACGAATTATTTTGATGAATATCCGGCCCTAAAAAATGGACTAGGATATAAACTT cttGAAAAAGACTTCAACACACTACACAGTGAGAATTGCAAAGGGTTGAcggaaaattttccaaaattaaaaagacaaaTCTACGGAGTagcagaaacaaaattaaaaggaaacaacttatacatacaaaaactcATATCTCTGGAGAATT tgACAGAAAATACAAGCAATATTGGAGCATTCCTGCTTATACCAACCCTCCTAATGGTTTCAACTATAAGATTGAGAGgagtaaataaaaaagtttggcgACCATCGAAATCGGAGGTAAGGGAGAGCTTCATCACTCATGTATACAGTGATGCTGAAGTCGATCAATCCATTTCCTTGAGGCGGGAGAAACTTCAAGAACTTGGTCTAACACTGCAGCCTTATATTTTGATTGTAGGTACGTCTcttgacaaaattaaaagctATTTTGTAGTTATAAATGAGATAAAGTATGTTTTTAATTCCATTATTGAAGCGGTAGATATAtgcttcaaaattatatttatgatAAACGCAGAATATCCAGCGGAATCCAAATCTACATGGATGTTtattcaaaaagctttttttaaattatcaacaacTTTCGATAAAGAGTCCACTGCCGCCAACACCTTGCTCGCCCAATTAGGAATCGACGAACAATAA
- the LOC129951544 gene encoding insulin gene enhancer protein isl-1 isoform X1: MVMAEIGGHLAHQLPLHNHQSGLQPSLVMNHHLDLDCHGHEVLTKKQRLSLCVGCGGQIHDQYILRVAPDLEWHAACLKCQECRQFLDESCTCFVRDGKTYCKRDYVRLFGTKCDKCGSSFSKNDFVMRAKTKIFHIECFRCSACARQLIPGDEFALRDGGALYCKEDHDVLEKTSQSSLTSSLESNNNNTNNNNNTNLSNNNHSSELGSMSDSGSESGSHKSIREKRPSGPSDGKPTRVRTVLNEKQLHTLRTCYNANPRPDALMKEQLVEMTGLSPRVIRVWFQNKRCKDKKKTIQMKLQMQQEKEGRKLGYGAMQGIPMVASSPVRHDSPLNLHGIDVQTYQPPWKALSDFALHADLDNNGAINTHTPAFQQLVNQMHGYDLNGMPPVPLQGPPPPGQMGGPPPMDNAGLHHHPDSTDSYVTYLESDDKSKIASLLNVLNKFTPNAVM; this comes from the exons aaAAACAACGGCTATCACTTTGTGTGGGTTGTGGGGGCCAAATTCATGACCAGTATATCCTGCGTGTCGCCCCCGATCTAGAATGGCATGCAGCGTGCCTAAAGTGTCAGGAGTGTCGGCAATTTCTCGACGAGAGTTGTACATGTTTTGTTCGCGATGGCAAAACTTACTGCAAACGTGATTATGTTAG ATTATTTGGTACAAAATGTGATAAATGTGGAAGCTCATttagtaaaaatgattttgtgatGCGAGCGAAGacgaaaatatttcatatagAGTGTTTTCGATGTTCAGCGTGTGCGCGACAATTAATTCCTG gtGATGAATTTGCGTTGCGAGACGGTGGTGCTCTCTATTGTAAAGAAGATCACGATGTCCTAGAGAAAACCTCACAAAGTAGTCTTACATCCTCATtagaaagtaataataataacaccaacaataataacaatacaaatttaagcaaTAACAATCATTCCAGCGAATTAGGATCAATGTCAG atTCTGGAAGCGAATCTGGATCACATAAAAGTATTAGAGAAAAACGACCATCGGGACCATCGGACGGCAAACCAACAAGAGTGCGAACAGTGCTCAATGAAAAGCAATTGCACACATTAAG aacctgCTATAATGCTAATCCCAGACCTGATGCCCTGATGAAGGAGCAACTTGTCGAGATGACTGGACTTTCACCGCGTGTTATTCGAGTGtggtttcaaaataaacggTGTAAGGACAAGAAAAAGACAATTCAAATGAAGTTGCAAATGCAACAAGAaaag GAAGGACGAAAACTTGGTTACGGTGCAATGCAAGGTATTCCAATGGTAGCAAGCTCACCAGTCCGTCATGATTCGCCTTTGAATTTGCACGGCATCGATGTACAAACATATCAACCACCATGGAAGGCGCTATCAGATTTTGCACTTCATGCTGATCTCGATAATAACGGTGCCATCAATACACACACCCCTGCCTTTCAACAATTGGTGAATCAG ATGCATGGTTATGATTTGAATGGCATGCCACCGGTTCCCCTGCAAGGACCCCCACCGCCAGGACAAATGGGCGGCCCGCCGCCCATGGACAATGCCGGACTACACCACCATCCTGACAGTACAGACTCTTATGTCACTTATCTGGAAAGCGATGACA AGTCCAAAATAGCTTCGCTACTCAATGTCTTGAATAAATTCACACCAAATGCCGTAATGTGA
- the LOC129951544 gene encoding insulin gene enhancer protein isl-1 isoform X2: MVMAEIGGHLAHQLPLHNHQSGLQPSLVMNHHLDLDCHGHEVLTKKQRLSLCVGCGGQIHDQYILRVAPDLEWHAACLKCQECRQFLDESCTCFVRDGKTYCKRDYVRLFGTKCDKCGSSFSKNDFVMRAKTKIFHIECFRCSACARQLIPGDEFALRDGGALYCKEDHDVLEKTSQSSLTSSLESNNNNTNNNNNTNLSNNNHSSELGSMSDSGSESGSHKSIREKRPSGPSDGKPTRVRTVLNEKQLHTLRTCYNANPRPDALMKEQLVEMTGLSPRVIRVWFQNKRCKDKKKTIQMKLQMQQEKEGRKLGYGAMQGIPMVASSPVRHDSPLNLHGIDVQTYQPPWKALSDFALHADLDNNGAINTHTPAFQQLVNQMHGYDLNGMPPVPLQGPPPPGQMGGPPPMDNAGLHHHPDSTDSYVTYLESDDSMQGSP; this comes from the exons aaAAACAACGGCTATCACTTTGTGTGGGTTGTGGGGGCCAAATTCATGACCAGTATATCCTGCGTGTCGCCCCCGATCTAGAATGGCATGCAGCGTGCCTAAAGTGTCAGGAGTGTCGGCAATTTCTCGACGAGAGTTGTACATGTTTTGTTCGCGATGGCAAAACTTACTGCAAACGTGATTATGTTAG ATTATTTGGTACAAAATGTGATAAATGTGGAAGCTCATttagtaaaaatgattttgtgatGCGAGCGAAGacgaaaatatttcatatagAGTGTTTTCGATGTTCAGCGTGTGCGCGACAATTAATTCCTG gtGATGAATTTGCGTTGCGAGACGGTGGTGCTCTCTATTGTAAAGAAGATCACGATGTCCTAGAGAAAACCTCACAAAGTAGTCTTACATCCTCATtagaaagtaataataataacaccaacaataataacaatacaaatttaagcaaTAACAATCATTCCAGCGAATTAGGATCAATGTCAG atTCTGGAAGCGAATCTGGATCACATAAAAGTATTAGAGAAAAACGACCATCGGGACCATCGGACGGCAAACCAACAAGAGTGCGAACAGTGCTCAATGAAAAGCAATTGCACACATTAAG aacctgCTATAATGCTAATCCCAGACCTGATGCCCTGATGAAGGAGCAACTTGTCGAGATGACTGGACTTTCACCGCGTGTTATTCGAGTGtggtttcaaaataaacggTGTAAGGACAAGAAAAAGACAATTCAAATGAAGTTGCAAATGCAACAAGAaaag GAAGGACGAAAACTTGGTTACGGTGCAATGCAAGGTATTCCAATGGTAGCAAGCTCACCAGTCCGTCATGATTCGCCTTTGAATTTGCACGGCATCGATGTACAAACATATCAACCACCATGGAAGGCGCTATCAGATTTTGCACTTCATGCTGATCTCGATAATAACGGTGCCATCAATACACACACCCCTGCCTTTCAACAATTGGTGAATCAG ATGCATGGTTATGATTTGAATGGCATGCCACCGGTTCCCCTGCAAGGACCCCCACCGCCAGGACAAATGGGCGGCCCGCCGCCCATGGACAATGCCGGACTACACCACCATCCTGACAGTACAGACTCTTATGTCACTTATCTGGAAAGCGATGACAGTATGCAAGGCAGTCCATAG